The Myroides phaeus DNA segment GATCCGTCTTCGTTATAAGCATCGTAAAGCTCATCTACAATTAATCTCTTCCCTCTTTGATCAAACGCCTGTAAATCGCTTACAATCGTATTTACATCGGCTAACAATCCGTCTAAATTGTCATCCATATTGTGAATAGCAATGGTGATCTCCTCTTCTCCGTGGGCTAAGTCCATTTGTAATACGTCTTGATCGTAATCTGCTACTTCAAAATCCTTTGCTGTAATTGTCATAAATAATCTATTTTATTAATTAGCGTTCTGTGTCTCTTACGCATACAAATATACTTCTAATACAAAAGAGAGAAACAGTAGTTTTATCTTTTCTCACAAAAAAAACGACAAATCCAATGTAGCGTTACAATGTGCCTCTTGTGTATTGCTTTTATAAATTGTACTTTAACTATATCTAAAAACAATAAATAGTATGGAAAAAACAATCAAAATACTTTTAGCTGTTATCTTGTTGCTCTGCTTACTTCCCTTGCCGTATGGTTTCTTTGAATTAGTTCGCTTTATTGCATTCATCGGTTTTGGGTATTTAGCCTTTATGGCCAACAAGAGAAATAATCAGAATGAAATGATTCTCTTTGGTGCTTTGGCATTGCTATTTCAACCGTTCTTTAAAATTGCCCTGGGTAGAACGCTGTGGAATATTGTAGATGTAGTAGTAGCCGTAGGTTTGTTGTTTACGATGAACAAGAAGAACATCTTTAAAAAGTAAATTATAGGGTATAAAAAAAATCCTTTTAGAAAACGCTCTAAAAGGATTTTTATATAAATAGTAGTTATGGATTATTGTTTAACGCCGATTAAACGAATTACGGCTGCGTCGCCAAGGTGAAATTGCCCTTCTTGTAATGTTACTACTTGCTCTTCGGCTACGGTAAAGGTGAAGTCTTGAAAGTCTTCTTTTAACTCAGCAAGGTCAAATAACATACTTACTTCTCCCGGGCCACCAACAGCGGGATTCTGCTCTTGTTTGGCTTTGTGCTGTTTGCTAAAGCCCTCTAAGATTAGCGTACCTCCTTTTTTTACAGCTTGTGCCAATTTGCGGTGGTACATGCGTCTGTATTCTTCTGGAAAGTGGGCAAAGATTAACCCCAGTGTGTCAAACTCTCTTCTGTCAAGGTCTATTTCTTTGACAGTAGATACTAAGTAGTTAATCACTACTCCCCTGTCTTGTGCTAACTGCAAGGCTTTCTTTTGTCCTTCTACACTCATATCAAATGCGGAAACAGTCCACCCTTGTTGAGCTGCAAACACAGCGTTTCGCCCTTCTCCTTCTGCGGCTAATAATACGGTGCCTACTTGTGGCAACTCGCTTAGCGCTTGTTCAAAAAAGCGATTAGGCGTTGTGCCATACGCGTAAACTTCTTCTTTATATCGGTTGTCCCAAAAATTGCTCATCGTTTATTTGTTTACGCTTTTTGCTACATTTTGCCAAGAACCTCCATTGATTACTTGCTCGTATCCGTTGTTGTTTAACACCTGCTTTGCTTGTCCACTGCGCATTCCACTACGGCAGAATACAACAATTGCTTTGTCTTTTGGCAATTTGTTTAATTGTCTTTCTAAAGTGTCTAACGGAATATTGATTGCTCCGGTTACAGAACCATCGTTAAATTCCCCTTGTGTGCGTACATCTACTAATAATGCTCCGCCTTTGATGTATTGTTCTAATTCGTCATTTGAACCAAAACCTGCTACTTTTTTAATAAAATCAAACATTGTGCTACAATTTTAGATTGCAAAAATACACTCACCTATTCCTATAGAGTGTAACTTAGGTTACACAGAATGGAAGTTTCACAGCATTTTGGCTGCTTAAGCGGAAAAAGACAATGGCATTTTACAGAAAAAAATAAAAAACATACTTTTGCAAAAAATACACGAATGAATATCAAGTTAATTGCCATAGGAAAAACGGATAGTAAACCGCTACAGACATTAATGGATGAATACACTAAACGCCTGTCGTTTTACGTCAAGTTTGACTTGGAGGTTATTCCGGATATCAAAAATTCGAAGAATATGTCGGAGGCTCAACAAAAACAAAAGGAAGGGGAACTTATTTTATCTAAAATAACGCCTACTGATTTCTTGGTTTTGTTGGATGAAAATGGAAAGGAATTTAGCAGTGTTGGCTTTTCTGAAGAATTGCAAAAAAGAATGAATGCGGGGATTAAAACCTTGGTGTTTGTCATTGGTGGACCTTATGGTTTCTCTGAAGATGTGTACAAAAATGCAAAGGGAAAGATATCGCTTTCTCGCATGACGTTTTCTCACCAAATGATTCGCTTGTTTATCATAGAACAGATTTATCGCGGGTTTACAATTTTGCGCAATGAACCGTATCACCATCAATAAAAAAAAGCCTGTTTTTCAACAGGCTTTTATATTTTTAGTAGATTAAATCTGTCTTAGCAAATTTGTCTTGTACTTCTTTTTCAACTAAGAAAATACGCGTTTGTAGGTATTGTTCAAATGTCAGGTCTTTATTGAATCCTAACTGAACGCTGTCGCGGTCTTGAATTGCTTGTACTAATTGGTCTTTAGACACTGCATTTCCTTCAAACAAAATAGTGTTTGCATCTTTTACATACACCACGTTTGCCATAGTTGTTGGTCCTACGAATCCGTAGTCTAACTCCTTAATTGGAAAGAATGACAAGTGTTTGCTCACCGTATCCGCATAGCTTAAAAACACACCTTTTTCATCTTTGTGCATGTTTTCTTCGTTGTACTTGTGGTCTTTGATGCGCTTAATCTCTGTCAATACGTCTTTTACATTCAAATCGCGTTGCACAGAAACGATGTAATTTGTACCGCTAATTCTGTTGGCTTCGATTAATTCAAAGCTCTTACCTTCTTCTCCTGTTTCAAAATAAATAGGCGAATGGTCTTCCACTCCCTCTTCTACTGTAAAACCTGCACGAGGAATGTGCATTTCTTTTCGATTGCAACTGCCTAATAGTATCAAAGCAGGAATTAGCAATAATAGCTTTTTCATTTAATTATCTGTTTTAATATTTCTCTTGTTTGTACTGCTTCCTTAACATCGTGAACGCGCAAAATATTGGCTCCTTTTTGTAGCGCAATGGTGTTTAATACGGTAGTTCCGTTTAACGCCTCTTGTGCTGTGATGTCTAACAGTTTATAAATCATTGACTTTCTCGATATCCCTACTAATAGCGGTAGGTCAAACGAAGATAGTAATTCCATCTTACCCATTAGTTCGTAATTCTGCTCTAAGGTTTTTGCAAACCCAAAACCGGGGTCTAAAATGATGTCGTTAATCTTGTGTTCACGGGCTTTAGCAACGCGTTCTGCAAAGTATAGCTTTACTTCTTTGACCAAATCACTATACGCAGTCAGCGATTGCATAGTTTGTGGGGTTCCGCGCATATGCATCATAATATAAGGCACTTGCAACTGTCCTACTGTTTCAAGCATTGCCTCGTCTAAGTGGCCTGCTGCAATATCATTTACTATTGCCGCACCTGCTTCTACTGTGGCCTTTGCTACTGCTGCTCTGAATGTGTCTATGGATAAATGGGTAGTTGGAAACTCCTTTTGCAACATCGCTACAATCGGAACGATGCGCTGTATTTCTTCTTGTTCACTGACAAACTCAGCACTTGGTTTACTTGAATAAGCGCCTACATCAATAAAGTCTGCCCCTTGCGCAATCATCTCTTCTGCGTGTTTTAGAAATGCCGCATCGGACTTGTACTTTCCTCCGTCATAAAAAGAATTGGGAGTGATGTTTAGAATCCCCATTATTTTTGGAGAACTTAAATCAACCAATTCTCCTTTACAATTTATTGTCATTCCGCTCAATACCTTACTTTTTTTCGTATTTTTATATATTATTACGCTCCAAAAACACTTTCCCTCTTTCAAAGGGTTAGTATTATTACTATTTTTGGAAAAATATTACACAAATATAATTCAAATGAATACTACTTCTACTCAATTTGACCAAGTAATTGCCATCTGCAGGGATTTATACCAGAAAAAAATGCACGATTATGGATGTGCTTGGCGAATTTTACGTTTACCTTCTTTGACGGATCAAATATTTATTAAAGCACAACGCATTAGAAGTATTCAAGAAAATGAAGTGCGCAAAGTGGATGAGGGTGAAATGCCAGAGTTTATTGGTATTATCAACTATTGCGTGATGGCACTTATCAATTTAGAGAAAGGCGTAGCAACGCAACCTGACTTGTCAAGTGAGGAGGCAATTAAATTGTACGATGAGAAAATTGCAGAGACAAAGGCGTTAATGGAAAACAAGAATCACGATTATGGTGAGGCTTGGAGAGAAATGCGCGTGAGCTCTTTAACGGATTTAATCTTGCAAAAATTATTGCGCGTTAAACAAATTGAAGATAACAAAGGAAAGACATTAGTGTCTGAAGGAATTGCTGCTAATTACCAG contains these protein-coding regions:
- a CDS encoding DUF2262 domain-containing protein; the encoded protein is MTITAKDFEVADYDQDVLQMDLAHGEEEITIAIHNMDDNLDGLLADVNTIVSDLQAFDQRGKRLIVDELYDAYNEDGSITDEAFMQGLNLISLYFTGDTAVEFMYEGGDLFGGHFLTIEMANGQFDDGVCIDG
- a CDS encoding DUF6804 family protein; this encodes MEKTIKILLAVILLLCLLPLPYGFFELVRFIAFIGFGYLAFMANKRNNQNEMILFGALALLFQPFFKIALGRTLWNIVDVVVAVGLLFTMNKKNIFKK
- a CDS encoding class I SAM-dependent methyltransferase, whose translation is MSNFWDNRYKEEVYAYGTTPNRFFEQALSELPQVGTVLLAAEGEGRNAVFAAQQGWTVSAFDMSVEGQKKALQLAQDRGVVINYLVSTVKEIDLDRREFDTLGLIFAHFPEEYRRMYHRKLAQAVKKGGTLILEGFSKQHKAKQEQNPAVGGPGEVSMLFDLAELKEDFQDFTFTVAEEQVVTLQEGQFHLGDAAVIRLIGVKQ
- a CDS encoding rhodanese-like domain-containing protein — translated: MFDFIKKVAGFGSNDELEQYIKGGALLVDVRTQGEFNDGSVTGAINIPLDTLERQLNKLPKDKAIVVFCRSGMRSGQAKQVLNNNGYEQVINGGSWQNVAKSVNK
- the rlmH gene encoding 23S rRNA (pseudouridine(1915)-N(3))-methyltransferase RlmH translates to MNIKLIAIGKTDSKPLQTLMDEYTKRLSFYVKFDLEVIPDIKNSKNMSEAQQKQKEGELILSKITPTDFLVLLDENGKEFSSVGFSEELQKRMNAGIKTLVFVIGGPYGFSEDVYKNAKGKISLSRMTFSHQMIRLFIIEQIYRGFTILRNEPYHHQ
- the folP gene encoding dihydropteroate synthase; this encodes MTINCKGELVDLSSPKIMGILNITPNSFYDGGKYKSDAAFLKHAEEMIAQGADFIDVGAYSSKPSAEFVSEQEEIQRIVPIVAMLQKEFPTTHLSIDTFRAAVAKATVEAGAAIVNDIAAGHLDEAMLETVGQLQVPYIMMHMRGTPQTMQSLTAYSDLVKEVKLYFAERVAKAREHKINDIILDPGFGFAKTLEQNYELMGKMELLSSFDLPLLVGISRKSMIYKLLDITAQEALNGTTVLNTIALQKGANILRVHDVKEAVQTREILKQIIK
- a CDS encoding DUF1599 domain-containing protein, producing MNTTSTQFDQVIAICRDLYQKKMHDYGCAWRILRLPSLTDQIFIKAQRIRSIQENEVRKVDEGEMPEFIGIINYCVMALINLEKGVATQPDLSSEEAIKLYDEKIAETKALMENKNHDYGEAWREMRVSSLTDLILQKLLRVKQIEDNKGKTLVSEGIAANYQDMLNYSVFALIHLDVANQ